A genomic stretch from Streptomyces sp. QL37 includes:
- a CDS encoding 5'-nucleotidase C-terminal domain-containing protein has translation MPLNRRKFLGRSAVAGAGVALAGGVGAGAAAASEPKGHGHGRPSKRYSFTVMGTTDLHGNVFNWDYFTDKEFDDSAHNDVGLAKISTLVDRIREDRGRANTLLIDAGDTIQGTQLSYYYAKIDPITARRGPVHPMAQAMNKIGYDAAALGNHEFNYGIPVLRKFEQQCDFPLLGANALDAKTLRPAFAPYVIKRVRTPHGRDVRVAVLGLTNPGIAIWDKANVGGKMVFPGLEEQAAKWVPKLRSMGADVVIVSAHSGSSGTSSYGDQLPYVENAAGLVAEQVPGIDAILVGHAHSEIPEYFVTNKETGEQVVLSEPLKWGQRLTLFDFDLVWEKGRWVVEKVGASVLNSNTVPEDPRITSLLGDEHTKVVAYVNQVIGTSVAAMSTAEAPWKDEPVIDLINLVQAETVREALAGGEYAALPVLSQAACFSRTASIPAGEVTIKDAAGLYPFENTLEARLLTGAQLKDYLEYSVRYYVQTAAGAPVDTSKLTNAENIPDYNYDVVSGVTYDIDIAKPVGSRIVGLSFEGAPVDPAARFVFAVNNYRASGGGNFPHVPGAKQLWANSDEIRNTIIGWVQAKGSVDPAEFASVDWRLTRDGVPVF, from the coding sequence ATGCCGTTGAACCGTAGGAAGTTTCTGGGCCGTTCGGCCGTCGCCGGTGCGGGTGTGGCACTGGCGGGAGGGGTCGGCGCGGGGGCTGCTGCGGCCTCGGAGCCGAAGGGGCACGGTCACGGCCGTCCGTCGAAGCGGTACTCGTTCACGGTGATGGGGACGACGGACCTGCACGGGAACGTCTTCAACTGGGACTACTTCACGGACAAGGAGTTCGACGACTCGGCGCACAACGATGTCGGGCTGGCGAAGATCTCGACACTGGTGGACCGGATCCGTGAGGACCGGGGCCGTGCGAACACCCTTTTGATCGATGCGGGTGACACCATCCAGGGCACGCAGTTGTCGTACTACTACGCGAAGATCGATCCGATCACGGCGAGGCGTGGTCCGGTGCATCCGATGGCGCAGGCGATGAACAAGATCGGTTATGACGCGGCGGCGCTCGGGAACCACGAGTTCAACTACGGCATTCCGGTGTTGCGGAAGTTCGAGCAGCAGTGTGATTTCCCGTTGCTGGGTGCGAATGCCCTGGATGCGAAGACGTTGCGGCCGGCGTTTGCTCCGTATGTGATCAAGCGGGTGCGTACGCCGCATGGCCGTGATGTGCGGGTGGCGGTTCTCGGGTTGACGAATCCTGGTATCGCGATCTGGGACAAGGCGAATGTGGGCGGGAAGATGGTGTTCCCGGGTCTTGAGGAGCAGGCGGCGAAGTGGGTGCCGAAGCTTCGTTCGATGGGTGCGGACGTGGTGATCGTTTCGGCGCATTCGGGTTCGTCGGGTACGTCGTCGTACGGGGATCAGTTGCCGTATGTGGAGAATGCGGCGGGCCTGGTGGCGGAGCAGGTGCCGGGGATCGATGCGATTCTGGTGGGTCACGCGCACTCGGAGATTCCTGAGTATTTCGTGACGAACAAGGAGACGGGTGAGCAGGTTGTTCTCTCGGAGCCGTTGAAGTGGGGGCAGCGGTTGACGCTGTTCGACTTCGACCTGGTGTGGGAGAAGGGCCGTTGGGTGGTCGAGAAGGTCGGCGCGTCGGTGTTGAACTCGAACACCGTGCCGGAGGATCCGCGGATCACGTCGTTGCTCGGGGACGAGCACACGAAGGTGGTGGCGTATGTGAACCAGGTGATCGGTACGTCGGTGGCGGCGATGTCGACGGCGGAGGCCCCGTGGAAGGACGAGCCGGTCATCGATCTGATCAATCTGGTGCAGGCGGAGACGGTGAGGGAGGCGTTGGCGGGCGGTGAGTACGCGGCGTTGCCGGTGCTGTCGCAGGCGGCGTGTTTCTCGCGTACGGCGTCGATCCCCGCGGGCGAGGTGACGATCAAGGATGCGGCGGGGCTGTATCCGTTCGAGAACACTCTGGAGGCGCGGCTTCTGACGGGGGCGCAGCTGAAGGACTATCTGGAGTACTCGGTGAGGTACTACGTGCAGACGGCGGCCGGGGCTCCGGTGGATACGTCGAAGTTGACGAATGCGGAGAACATTCCGGATTACAACTATGACGTGGTCTCTGGCGTGACGTACGACATCGACATCGCGAAGCCGGTGGGTTCGCGGATCGTGGGGTTGTCGTTCGAGGGGGCGCCGGTGGATCCGGCGGCGCGGTTCGTGTTCGCGGTGAACAACTATCGGGCCAGTGGTGGCGGCAACTTCCCGCATGTGCCGGGTGCGAAGCAGTTGTGGGCGAATTCGGATGAGATCCGGAACACGATCATCGGGTGGGTACAGGCGAAGGGTTCGGTTGATCCGGCGGAGTTCGCGTCGGTGGACTGGCGTCTGACGCGGGACGGTGTGCCGGTGTTCTAG
- the pyk gene encoding pyruvate kinase, producing the protein MRRAKIVCTLGPATDTYEQIKALVEAGMDIARLNLSHGTYAEHEERYHRVRKASEETGRSVGILADLQGPKIRLGRFAEGPVLLERGDDFTITVEPMEGDRTTCGTTYDGLASDVTAGERILIDDGRVTLEVTEVDGPRVHTTVIEGGMVSDHKGLNLPGVAVSVPALSEKDIEDLRWAIRTGADIIALSFVRSGRDIDDVHRIMDEEDRRLPVIAKVEKPQAVDNIDDIVAAFDGIMVARGDLGVEMPLEQVPIVQKRAVKLAKRNAKPVIVATQMLDSMIDNSRPTRAEASDVANAVIDGTDAVMLSGETSVGKYPVETVRTMARIVEAAEEDILAKGLPPLTDRNKPRTQGGAVARAAAEMGDFLGAKFLVAFTQSGDTVKRLSRYRSPIPLLAFTPDQATRAQLNLTWGVETFLGPHVESTDAMVAQVDEELLRIGRCQKGDIVVITAGSPPGVAGSTNLVRVHHIGEDDSPE; encoded by the coding sequence ATGCGCCGAGCGAAAATCGTTTGTACCCTGGGACCCGCAACCGACACATACGAGCAGATCAAAGCACTCGTCGAAGCGGGAATGGACATCGCCCGCCTCAACCTCAGCCACGGCACCTACGCCGAACACGAAGAGCGCTACCACCGCGTACGCAAAGCCTCCGAGGAAACCGGTCGCAGCGTAGGAATCCTCGCCGACCTTCAAGGCCCGAAGATCCGCCTCGGCCGCTTCGCCGAAGGCCCCGTACTCCTTGAACGCGGCGACGACTTCACCATCACCGTCGAACCCATGGAAGGCGACCGCACCACCTGCGGCACCACCTACGACGGCCTCGCCTCCGACGTCACCGCCGGCGAACGCATCCTCATCGACGACGGCCGCGTCACCCTCGAAGTCACCGAGGTCGACGGACCCCGTGTCCACACCACCGTCATCGAAGGCGGCATGGTCTCCGACCACAAGGGACTGAACCTCCCCGGCGTCGCCGTCTCCGTCCCCGCACTCAGCGAAAAGGACATCGAAGACCTCCGCTGGGCCATCCGCACGGGCGCCGACATCATCGCCCTCTCCTTCGTGCGCAGCGGACGCGACATCGACGACGTCCACCGCATCATGGACGAGGAGGACCGCCGCCTTCCCGTCATCGCCAAGGTCGAGAAGCCCCAGGCCGTCGACAACATCGACGACATCGTCGCCGCCTTCGACGGCATCATGGTCGCCCGCGGCGACCTGGGCGTCGAAATGCCCCTGGAGCAGGTCCCGATCGTCCAGAAGCGCGCCGTCAAACTCGCCAAGCGCAACGCCAAGCCGGTCATCGTCGCCACCCAGATGCTCGACTCGATGATCGACAACTCCCGCCCCACCCGCGCCGAGGCCTCCGACGTCGCCAACGCCGTCATCGACGGCACGGACGCCGTGATGCTCTCCGGCGAGACCAGCGTCGGCAAGTACCCCGTCGAGACCGTCCGCACCATGGCGCGCATCGTCGAAGCGGCCGAGGAGGACATCCTCGCCAAGGGCCTCCCGCCCCTCACCGACCGCAACAAGCCCCGCACCCAGGGCGGCGCGGTCGCCCGCGCGGCAGCCGAGATGGGCGACTTCCTCGGCGCGAAATTCCTGGTGGCCTTCACCCAGAGCGGCGACACCGTCAAGCGCCTCTCCCGCTACCGCTCCCCGATCCCGCTCCTCGCCTTCACCCCGGACCAGGCCACCCGCGCGCAGCTGAACCTGACGTGGGGCGTCGAGACGTTCCTGGGGCCGCACGTGGAGTCGACGGACGCGATGGTGGCGCAGGTGGACGAGGAACTGCTGCGGATCGGCCGCTGCCAGAAGGGCGACATCGTGGTCATCACGGCCGGGTCCCCGCCAGGAGTCGCGGGCTCGACGAACCTGGTACGGGTGCACCACATCGGCGAGGACGACAGCCCGGAGTGA
- a CDS encoding SidA/IucD/PvdA family monooxygenase, giving the protein MTDRTTPAGDRTHDLLGIGLGPFNLSLAALADRIPTALGTLLTTAFYEQRPAFHWHPGLLIDGATLQVPFLADLTTLADPTSPWTFLNYLRTRERLYPFYFAEQFHIHRAEYDAYCRWVSEQLPTIHFNHQVDAIRWNTDHSHFDVDYTRLGHDGEARTPGRTHTRHIALGVGTAPFIPEPLRPLAEAPGTPVIHSADYLHHREDLLRADHITVIGSGQSGAEIFLDLLRARPRGIERIHWLARTQAFAPMEYSKLGLEHFTPDYTHYFHALPEHVRDTLVPQQWQLHKGIDTDTIAAIHDELYRRTLHGGWPDATLTPGVSVRTAGRLSGSGNRIELHLEHTQQATRSRLTTDAVVLATGYRERPLDTLLTGIAPHIHRDTRGRPRIHTDFRLDLDPTITGNIYVQNAERHTHGVGAPDLGPPPGSPAITAFPLVPSSTLPGGVGAFEADPPSPGPARSKGLPTAGPNMP; this is encoded by the coding sequence ATGACCGACCGGACCACCCCCGCCGGCGACCGGACCCACGACCTCCTCGGCATCGGCCTCGGCCCCTTCAACCTCTCCCTCGCCGCCCTCGCCGACCGCATCCCCACCGCCCTCGGCACCCTCCTCACCACCGCCTTCTACGAACAACGCCCCGCCTTCCACTGGCACCCCGGTCTCCTCATCGACGGCGCCACCCTCCAAGTCCCCTTCCTCGCCGACCTCACCACCCTCGCCGACCCCACCAGCCCCTGGACCTTCCTCAACTACCTCCGCACCCGCGAACGCCTCTACCCCTTCTACTTCGCCGAGCAGTTCCACATCCACCGCGCCGAATACGACGCCTACTGCCGCTGGGTCAGCGAACAACTCCCCACCATCCACTTCAACCACCAGGTCGACGCCATCCGCTGGAACACCGACCACTCGCACTTCGACGTCGACTACACCCGACTCGGCCACGACGGCGAAGCCCGAACACCCGGCCGCACCCACACCCGCCACATCGCCCTCGGCGTCGGCACCGCTCCCTTCATCCCCGAACCCCTCCGCCCCCTCGCGGAAGCCCCCGGCACCCCTGTCATCCACTCCGCCGACTACCTCCACCACCGCGAAGACCTCCTCCGCGCCGACCACATCACCGTCATCGGCTCCGGCCAGTCAGGCGCCGAAATCTTCCTCGACCTCCTCCGCGCCCGCCCCCGCGGCATCGAGAGGATCCACTGGCTCGCCCGCACCCAGGCCTTCGCACCCATGGAGTACTCAAAACTCGGCCTCGAACACTTCACCCCCGACTACACCCACTACTTCCACGCACTCCCCGAACACGTACGCGACACCCTCGTCCCCCAGCAATGGCAACTCCACAAAGGCATCGACACCGACACCATCGCCGCCATCCACGACGAGCTCTACCGCCGCACCCTCCACGGCGGCTGGCCCGACGCCACCCTCACCCCCGGCGTCAGCGTCCGCACCGCAGGCCGCCTCTCCGGCAGCGGCAACCGCATCGAACTCCACCTCGAACACACCCAACAGGCCACCCGAAGCCGCCTCACCACCGACGCCGTCGTCCTCGCCACCGGCTACCGCGAACGCCCCCTCGACACCCTCCTCACCGGCATCGCCCCCCACATCCACCGCGACACCCGAGGACGCCCCCGCATCCACACCGACTTCCGCCTCGACCTCGACCCCACCATCACCGGCAACATCTACGTACAGAACGCCGAACGCCACACCCACGGAGTCGGCGCCCCCGACCTCGGACCCCCCCCGGGAAGCCCTGCGATCACGGCCTTTCCCCTTGTTCCGTCCTCCACTCTTCCCGGGGGCGTGGGCGCCTTCGAGGCGGACCCGCCGAGTCCCGGTCCTGCGAGGTCGAAAGGCCTGCCGACGGCCGGCCCCAACATGCCATGA